A region of the Culex quinquefasciatus strain JHB chromosome 1, VPISU_Cqui_1.0_pri_paternal, whole genome shotgun sequence genome:
TTGCGTCGTCTGCGACGACTGCGAGCGCGCCAGATGTGTGAGTGGAACGCTCCTCGACCTCCTCCTACCGCTTGCATCGCCTACTGTTCGTTCAGAAAAATGCAGAATGAAATGAGGTTATGACGAGGATAATTACACGGAAAAAAGAAGGGGGTCCAGAAGTTCTCATGGCGCGACTTGCGCGCGCGCAAAAAAACTTTATGATAATCAGCGACGACCTTTTTTCCGGTTATCCTTGGGGAGAGCGAAACGAGTTTTGGACGCCGTAACTAACCTCAATCTTTGtatcctttttttttgcagtcgCATTTCGACCACCTTCACGCTCAACTCGGCCGGACGATCGCCGGCCAGTCGCCTGGCGGAACAGCGCCAACGGAGTGCCCAGCGCCGGCTACACATCGCCCCGCTCAAGATGTTGGCATCGCCCGGCAAGGAGAACCTGCACACCGAGGAGGACTTGTCCTTCTACCAGGTCAACAGCCCCCAGGCCAGCCCGCGACCATGCAGTCCGTGCGAGTGCCCAGAGGAGGAGTCCAGCGAGCTGCTGCCGTCCGAGGTGACCCCGAACAAGCAGATCACCGTGGTGACCGGAAGCGGAAGTGCTACCCGGACACGACGCCCACTGGAGGACTACGACCCCAACTCGATGGACTCCGGCTATGGCATGTCCAGCAGCGAAGGCGGTCACCACAAGAGCCAGTCCATGTTCCGGTTTATCCAGCCATCGATCCCCCGCCAGAACTCGGTCTCCTCCTCGACCGCTTCTCCGTCCGCCTCGTCCTCCACTCCGTCGATCCGCATCTTCCACAGCCTGTCCTCGGGCTCGATGGAATCGATGGACGACATCGACATGGAGCTGTTCGACATGGACACCTTGGAGGACGAAGAGGGCCAGCAGCTGCCAAGCAACCTGAGCTCGCTGATCTGCGGAGACATCAAGGCCACCAAGACCACCCCCGAAAACAAGCGACCTCCCTTCATCCGGCGTTGCCTCAGCTTATCGGAAAATCCCGTGGTACGTCGCGCCAAGAACAACCTGATCTTCGAGTCTCCCGTTGCAACGGCCACCGCCGCCAGCCCTGCCCGGACACCGGAACGGTTCCGCATCGCGCCAGACCAGGAAAACCTCAACCTGACCCCGTTTTCGTCCCGCACCCAAGACACGACCCGCTGCTTCAAGCGCCCCGAACCACCCGGCGTCAGCCCCATCCAGAGCAAACGCCACAAGACTGAATCCCTCACCCCGGTCAGCGCGTTCCGCAGCGTCGAAAATGTCAACCTGGACAGCCCCGCCCGCCTCACCGTCCCCAAGCGTCCCATCCTGCAAAAGTCCATCTCGATGAACGATGCCCACATCATGAACGCCCTGTCCCGATCCTCAACCGAACCCGACCTCATCGGAGACTTTAGCAAGTCGTACACCCTGCCGCTGATGGACGGACGCCACCGGGACCTCAAGTCCATCTCCCCCGACACCATGGCCGACCTGCTGCGCTCCTCTTTCGACGAACGGGTCGCCTCTTTCAAGATCATCGACTGCCGGTACCCGTACGAGTTCGAAGGTGGCCACATCCGCGGCGCCCTCAACCTCTACACCCAGGAGCAAATCCTGGAGGAACTCATCCGATCCAAGACTGAACCACCCACCGTCGAGACCAACGACCTCACCAAGCGCAACATCATCGTGTTCCACTGCGAGTTCTCCTCCGAGCGGGGCCCCAAGCTGTAAGTATCCCTTCAACACCACCTCAAGCGTCACTCAAACGTCTACTTCAGACGTCCAAAAACCCCATCACAAAACCAAACAACTTCTCACCAacccgctctctctctctctctctcaacaGCTCCCGCTTCCTGCGCAACCACGACCGAATCCTCAACTCGGACAGCTACCCGGCCCTCCATTATCCGGAGATCTACCTCCTTCACGGTGGCTACAAGGACTTTTTCGCAGCCCACCCGGACCTGTGCGACCCGATCGCGTACCGCCCGATGCTCGACCCCAACTTTGGCGACGCGTACCGTCACTTCCGCGCCAAGAGCAAGAGCTGGAACGGTGCCGACCCCGTCAAGGGTTCCGCCGTGTCGCTGGGCAGTGCGCACTCGTCCTCGTCGACGTCCGCCGGTGCCAGCGAAGGCCGAGGGCCACCGACGCGGCTAGTCAAGTCGAGGTCCAGGTTAGTGCTGTAGAGACGAGAGGAGGAGCAGGagcaggagcagtaggcgctgAGAGACAAAGACTGTGACCAGTGTGAGGAGAGGAGGGACTGGGGGACGGTGAAGAGAAGTTGaagtttttgcagttttttttccatttttatttttgtttatctttattattttttatcgcAAAACCCGAACACTTTATATTTTATTGTACAAACGTTAGAGCCTCAACCTTTTGTTTTGTTCCGGGGTTAACTTTTGTTTccattttcttttttataagtttagtttttttttcgcacaaCCCAACTTCTTTTTTTGGCAATACACTTCTGAGTACTGAGAAGGGGAGAGAGAGACGCA
Encoded here:
- the LOC6032630 gene encoding M-phase inducer phosphatase, which codes for MMSENIDFDLFECTSRISTTFTLNSAGRSPASRLAEQRQRSAQRRLHIAPLKMLASPGKENLHTEEDLSFYQVNSPQASPRPCSPCECPEEESSELLPSEVTPNKQITVVTGSGSATRTRRPLEDYDPNSMDSGYGMSSSEGGHHKSQSMFRFIQPSIPRQNSVSSSTASPSASSSTPSIRIFHSLSSGSMESMDDIDMELFDMDTLEDEEGQQLPSNLSSLICGDIKATKTTPENKRPPFIRRCLSLSENPVVRRAKNNLIFESPVATATAASPARTPERFRIAPDQENLNLTPFSSRTQDTTRCFKRPEPPGVSPIQSKRHKTESLTPVSAFRSVENVNLDSPARLTVPKRPILQKSISMNDAHIMNALSRSSTEPDLIGDFSKSYTLPLMDGRHRDLKSISPDTMADLLRSSFDERVASFKIIDCRYPYEFEGGHIRGALNLYTQEQILEELIRSKTEPPTVETNDLTKRNIIVFHCEFSSERGPKLSRFLRNHDRILNSDSYPALHYPEIYLLHGGYKDFFAAHPDLCDPIAYRPMLDPNFGDAYRHFRAKSKSWNGADPVKGSAVSLGSAHSSSSTSAGASEGRGPPTRLVKSRSRLVL